The proteins below come from a single Malus domestica chromosome 03, GDT2T_hap1 genomic window:
- the LOC103420620 gene encoding zinc transporter 2: MAYTPFIRTSFKSTFLLVSVLLLSLQPFLVNGHGGSNHDDSGQHEDLHTKGLVLVKVWCLIILLVSTFAGGISPYFYRWNESFLLLGTQFAGGVFLGTSLMHFLSDSDETFHDLTTKAYPFAFMLASAGYLLTMLGDCIVLLVTRSGERETRVEVEEGRTAALHDHKEDGEDANPVFLKTSSFGDTILLILALCFHSVFEGIAVGIADTKSDAWRNLWTISLHKIFAAIAMGIALLRMLPKRAFLVTAAYSFAFAVSSPVGVGIGIAINATTQGPVADWIYAISMGLACGVFVYVAINHLIAKGFKPQAKCYFDTPAFKFVSVLLGVGVIAVVMIWD, from the exons ATGGCTTACACTCCTTTCATTAGGACGTCTTTTAAGTCAACCTTTCTTTTAGTTTCTGTGCTCCTCTTATCCCTGCAACCATTCCTAGTCAACGGTCATGGCGGCAGCAACCATGATGATAGCGGCCAACATGAAGATCTGCATACGAAAGGCTTGGTTTTGGTGAAAGTATGGTGCTTGATTATTCTACTGGTGAGCACTTTCGCCGGTGGCATCTCCCCCTACTTTTACCGATGGAACGAAAGCTTTCTTCTCTTGGGGACGCAATTTGCTGGTGGGGTTTTTCTTGGTACCTCTTTGATGCACTTCTTGAGTGACTCAGATGAGACATTTCATGACCTTACCACGAAAGCATACCCTTTCGCATTCATGCTAGCGTCAGCTGGTTATCTGCTAACCATGCTTGGGGATTGCATCGTGCTGTTGGTGACAAGGTCAGGTGAAAGAGAAACTAGAGTGGAAGTGGAGGAGGGAAGGACTGCTGCACTGCATGATCATAAGGAAGACGGAGAGGACGCCAACCCAGTTTTCTTGAAAACATCTTCTTTCGGAGACACCATACTTCTCATCCTTGCGCTGTGTTTTCATTCAGTTTTTGAGGGCATTGCAGTTGGAATTGCAG ATACAAAGTCAGATGCTTGGAGGAATCTGTGGACAATATCACTAcacaagatttttgcagccattgCTATGGGGATTGCACTACTGAGGATGCTACCCAAAAGAGCATTCTTAGTAACTGCAGCTtattcttttgcttttgctgtTTCCAGTCCCGTTGGAGTAGGCATCGGTATCGCCATCAACGCCACAACTCAAGGACCTGTAGCTGATTGGATATATGCCATTTCAATGGGACTTGCTTGTGGAGTTTTCGTCTATGTTGCAATCAACCATCTCATTGCCAAAGGGTTTAAACCACAAGCTAAATGCTATTTCGACACTCCAGCTTTCAAGTTCGTTTCTGTGCTTCTTGGAGTGGGAGTCATAGCAGTTGTTATGATCTGGGATTAA
- the LOC103420611 gene encoding laccase-2: MASAIPFSPTFLVAFLLALISLLAFPEFAIAAAGSVTRLYKFDIKLKNVTRLCTTKSIVTVNGKFPGPRIIAREGDRVLVKVVNHVPNNMTIHWHGIRQLQSGWADGPSYVTQCPIQTNQSYVYNFTIIGQRGTLFWHAHISWLRATVYGPLIILPKRHAPYPFPKPHKEVPIIFGEWWNVDTEAVISQALQTGGGPNVSNAYTINGLPGPLYNCSKKDTFSLKVKPGKTYLLRLINAAVNDELFFSIANHSLTVVEADAVYVKPFKTNILLITPGQTTNVLLKAKPHYPNATFLMLARPYFTGMGTFDNSTVAGILEYKEHSNSSSSTSLKSPLFRPILPQINATSFVANFTSKFRSLANSKFPANVPRTVEKRFFFTVGLGTNPCPKNQTCQGPTNTTKFAASINNNSFVLPSVALLQSHFFAQSNSIYTTDFPTIPPKLFNYTGTPPNNTNVSNGTKVVVLKFNTSVELVLQGTSILGAESHPLHLHGFNFFVVGQGFGNFDPNKDPPNFNLVDPVERNTFGVPSRGWVAIRFLADNPGVWLMHCHFDIHLSWGLRMAWVVQDGKLPNQKLPPPPSDLPKC; the protein is encoded by the exons ATGGCATCTGCTATTCCTTTTTCACCAACATTTCTAGTGGCTTTTCTTCTTGCTCTTATCTCTCTCTTGGCCTTTCCTGAGTTTGCCATTGCTGCAGCTGGCAGTGTTACAAGGCTTTACAAATTCGAT ATAAAGTTGAAAAATGTGACTAGGCTGTGCACCACAAAGAGCATTGTGACAGTGAATGGCAAGTTCCCTGGACCTAGAATTATTGCCAGAGAAGGAGACAGGGTTTTGGTTAAAGTGGTCAATCATGTTCCAAACAACATGACCATCCATTG GCATGGCATCAGACAATTGCAGAGTGGATGGGCAGATGGGCCATCATATGTCACTCAGTGCCCTATTCAAACAAACCAGAGTTATGTGTACAATTTCACCATCATTGGCCAAAGGGGAACTCTCTTCTGGCATGCTCACATCTCATGGCTAAGAGCTACTGTCTATGGACCCCTCATCATCCTCCCTAAGCGCCATGCTCCCTACCCTTTTCCCAAACCCCACAAAGAAGTTCCCATAATTTTTG GTGAGTGGTGGAATGTTGACACGGAGGCTGTAATTAGCCAGGCTCTACAGACCGGAGGTGGTCCAAATGTCTCCAATGCCTATACGATTAACGGACTTCCAGGGCCATTGTACAACTGTTCCAAAAAGG ACACTTTCAGTCTAAAGGTGAAGCCTGGAAAGACATACCTCTTGCGATTGATCAACGCTGCAGTCAATGATGAACTGTTTTTCAGCATAGCAAACCACAGCCTAACAGTAGTTGAAGCAGATGCTGTGTATGTCAAACCCTTCAAGACCAATATTTTACTCATTACACCAGGGCAAACCACAAACGTGCTTCTCAAGGCAAAACCTCACTACCCTAATGCCACTTTCCTCATGTTAGCCAGACCCTACTTTACAGGCATGGGTACTTTTGACAATTCAACTGTTGCTGGAATTCTTGAGTACAAAGAACACTcaaattcttcttcctccacatCACTGAAAAGCCCACTTTTTAGGCCAATCCTTCCCCAAATCAATGCTACTTCTTTTGTTGCAAATTTTACTAGTAAATTCAGGAGTTTGGCCAATTCTAAATTTCCAGCCAATGTGCCCAGAACTGTCGAAAAACGCTTCTTTTTCACAGTAGGGCTTGGAACCAACCCATGTCCTAAAAACCAAACATGCCAAGGGCCTACCAACACCACAAAATTTGCAGCTTCTATTAACAACAACTCATTTGTTCTTCCTTCAGTAGCACTGCTTCAATCTCATTTCTTTGCTCAATCCAACAGTATTTACACCACCGATTTCCCTACTATTCCTCCCAAGCTGTTCAATTATACAGGCACTCCACCTAACAACACCAATGTGAGTAATGGGACAAAGGTGGTGGTGTTGAAGTTCAATACTAGTGTGGAATTGGTGTTGCAGGGCACCAGCATTTTGGGTGCTGAGAGCCACCCTCTTCACCTTCATGGCTTCAACTTCTTTGTTGTTGGACAAGGTTTTGGAAACTTTGACCCTAACAAAGACCCGCCTAACTTCAACCTTGTGGATCCTGTTGAAAGGAACACCTTCGGAGTACCCTCCAGGGGTTGGGTGGCTATCCGATTTCTTGCAGACAACCCAG GCGTTTGGCTCATGCATTGCCACTTTGATATCCATTTAAGCTGGGGGCTGAGGATGGCTTGGGTAGTCCAAGATGGGAAGCTACCTAATCAGAAGCTGCCTCCTCCACCGTCCGATCTCCCAAAGTGTTGA